In Oceanobacillus sp. FSL K6-2867, one DNA window encodes the following:
- a CDS encoding transporter substrate-binding protein, producing the protein MGDQEIKIGILFSLTGTTSITEQGLYQASLLAVQHINNNGGINGKVLVPIVEDAASDPYVAVRKAEKLIILDQVKAIVGLYTSGCRKKVLPVLEKHNTLLFYPTFYEGSEQHPNVFYCGSLPNQQLLDFIPWLIQNVGKSFYLIGSDYIYPLETNRHIRQLIQSKGGIVYDEKYVALGHQIFDKTLNEIRRINPDVIFSTLVGDSGLSFYQQHEKHDLHQPIASTILAETEVAALHPYKAIGHYSCFPYFSSINSFNNRKFISEYKQAYDTDVISATSESAYNSILLLAEAMKKTDTISTESIRNALNGLSLETPQGNVIVDSTTQHLWLNSRIGKVNKSGQFTIVWESEKPILPVPFMEHNLSDPILKFKTVGDKDHLKSRIMQHDSILSKLEKSLEKLPVPFGYFDEDGVLLKVFNSSLIPAHFHAQLKSEENTDSLLLNNIGIDFELLEYSTFHEATKTIETNNTPYEITIASIPIIGNSGVRRGVLGVWMFNTNTEFRKFMLQSIESSLHMCANMVDIEEEQLILSDVLHGISTQLTKSLIVVKEGRVIFQSKTADALFKYKRDFVNSVLLELSSEQDAGIENIIHTLRREDSEDSYEVKVVYKNSMHFIYFKPLPLQMHQFSLKEKQSLTTSDLIGFNELFLKTTEFARSAAKTKANVLLLGESGTGKEMFARAIHNESKRKDMPFIAINCASISKELINAELFGYEDGAFTGAKKGGNVGKFEVADGGTLFLDEIGDMPLDLQTTLLRVLQEREFVRVGGHKPISVDVRIIAATNKNLSQEIAYNGSFRSDLYYRLNVFTIELIPLRKRIEDIIELSNYYLKELSAEAGQPRKYLSEETVILLKKYNWPGNIRELNNVIERAFYLAEESPLITKAHLPQFISHSSSNALETETKNLFVENSFPVNIENSKLKRDEYKRQVYIQTLMNYKGNISKSAKQLGMSRTTLYRKLDEHNIEAKHFK; encoded by the coding sequence ATGGGTGATCAGGAAATAAAAATCGGAATTCTATTTTCGCTGACCGGCACAACAAGTATTACTGAACAAGGTCTTTATCAAGCTAGTTTATTAGCTGTTCAACATATTAATAATAATGGTGGAATTAATGGAAAAGTTCTTGTTCCAATTGTTGAAGATGCTGCTTCGGATCCTTATGTGGCGGTACGGAAAGCAGAAAAACTTATTATCTTGGACCAGGTAAAAGCTATTGTGGGACTCTATACTTCCGGCTGCAGAAAAAAAGTACTTCCTGTTTTAGAAAAGCATAATACTCTACTGTTTTATCCCACTTTCTATGAAGGTTCTGAACAGCACCCTAATGTCTTTTATTGTGGTTCGTTACCAAATCAACAATTGCTCGATTTTATTCCATGGCTAATTCAAAATGTTGGAAAATCCTTTTATTTAATTGGATCTGATTATATCTATCCCTTGGAAACAAATCGCCATATTCGCCAGTTGATTCAATCTAAAGGCGGTATCGTATATGATGAAAAATATGTAGCATTAGGACATCAAATCTTTGATAAGACACTCAATGAAATTCGACGAATAAACCCGGATGTTATTTTTTCAACGTTGGTTGGTGATAGTGGACTTAGCTTTTATCAACAGCATGAAAAACATGATTTACATCAACCGATTGCCAGTACCATTTTAGCTGAAACCGAAGTTGCAGCTTTACATCCCTATAAAGCCATAGGCCACTATTCTTGTTTTCCTTACTTCAGTTCAATCAATAGTTTTAACAACAGAAAATTTATAAGTGAATACAAACAAGCATATGATACTGATGTTATTAGCGCTACTTCAGAAAGTGCTTATAATAGTATCCTATTACTAGCAGAGGCAATGAAGAAAACAGATACCATTTCTACAGAGTCCATTCGCAATGCTTTGAATGGACTTTCACTCGAAACCCCACAAGGAAATGTCATCGTTGATAGTACTACCCAGCATTTGTGGCTAAATTCTAGAATCGGAAAAGTTAATAAGTCAGGACAATTTACTATTGTATGGGAATCAGAAAAGCCTATTTTGCCTGTTCCTTTTATGGAGCATAATCTATCTGATCCAATTCTGAAATTCAAGACAGTTGGTGACAAAGATCATTTGAAATCCAGGATTATGCAGCATGATTCTATTCTATCTAAACTCGAAAAGTCTCTGGAAAAACTACCAGTTCCATTTGGCTACTTTGATGAGGATGGTGTGTTGTTAAAAGTCTTCAATTCATCTCTGATTCCTGCTCACTTTCATGCACAATTAAAATCTGAGGAAAATACAGATAGTTTACTTTTAAACAATATTGGTATCGATTTTGAATTATTGGAATATTCAACATTTCATGAAGCGACAAAGACAATAGAAACAAATAACACCCCATATGAAATAACGATAGCAAGCATCCCTATCATTGGTAACTCTGGAGTACGAAGAGGGGTATTAGGGGTATGGATGTTTAATACTAATACCGAATTTAGGAAGTTCATGCTTCAATCTATAGAAAGTTCTCTCCATATGTGTGCAAATATGGTAGATATTGAAGAAGAACAACTTATATTATCCGATGTTTTGCATGGGATTTCTACCCAACTTACAAAAAGCTTAATTGTCGTAAAAGAAGGAAGAGTGATATTTCAAAGTAAAACAGCCGATGCACTTTTTAAATATAAGCGGGATTTCGTCAACTCGGTTTTGCTGGAACTTTCTTCTGAACAAGATGCAGGGATAGAAAACATTATTCATACTCTGAGAAGAGAAGATTCAGAAGATAGCTATGAAGTTAAAGTGGTTTATAAAAACTCTATGCATTTTATCTATTTCAAACCACTCCCTCTCCAAATGCACCAATTCTCTTTGAAGGAGAAGCAAAGTTTAACAACCAGTGATTTAATTGGATTTAACGAATTGTTTTTAAAAACTACTGAATTTGCTCGTTCCGCAGCAAAAACGAAGGCGAACGTTCTTTTATTAGGCGAAAGTGGAACTGGGAAAGAAATGTTCGCTCGTGCTATTCATAATGAAAGCAAGCGAAAGGATATGCCATTTATAGCGATAAACTGCGCTTCTATTTCTAAAGAATTAATCAATGCAGAGTTGTTTGGTTATGAAGATGGAGCATTCACAGGGGCAAAAAAAGGAGGTAACGTAGGCAAATTTGAAGTTGCAGACGGTGGTACGCTTTTTCTCGATGAAATTGGGGACATGCCTCTTGATCTGCAAACAACATTATTACGGGTGTTGCAGGAAAGAGAGTTCGTTCGAGTCGGCGGACATAAACCGATATCTGTGGATGTGAGAATTATTGCCGCAACAAACAAAAATCTTTCTCAGGAAATAGCTTATAATGGCTCTTTCCGGAGCGACCTATATTATCGTTTGAATGTTTTTACAATCGAGTTGATTCCGCTCCGTAAAAGAATTGAAGATATTATCGAATTGAGTAATTATTATTTAAAAGAACTTAGTGCTGAAGCGGGACAGCCAAGGAAGTATCTTTCAGAGGAAACCGTCATACTATTAAAAAAATATAACTGGCCGGGAAATATTCGAGAACTAAACAATGTCATAGAAAGAGCTTTTTATTTAGCGGAAGAATCCCCCCTTATTACAAAAGCTCACTTACCCCAATTTATTAGTCATTCTTCTTCCAATGCACTGGAAACAGAAACAAAGAATCTTTTTGTAGAGAATTCATTTCCAGTAAACATTGAAAATAGTAAACTAAAAAGAGATGAGTATAAAAGACAAGTTTACATTCAAACTTTGATGAATTATAAGGGGAATATTTCAAAATCAGCCAAACAATTAGGTATGTCTCGCACAACCTTATACCGTAAACTTGATGAACATAATATTGAGGCTAAACATTTTAAATAA
- the ureC gene encoding urease subunit alpha: protein MKVTKKQYVDLYGPTEGDKLRLADTNLWVEIEKDYNKSNYGDEAVFGGGKTLRDGMGQSSIPNSEGALDFVITNVVVMDPILGVVKGDIGIKEGKIVGVGKAGNPNTMDITPGLIVGPGTDIISADPGMIATAGGIDTHVHFDSAQLVEEALSSGLTTMLGGGTGPKTVGIEAPGAFNIQRMISAFESFPMNMGMLGKGNSSDEEALIEQIEAGAIGLKIHEDWGATLEVIDTCLKVADKMDFQVQIHTDTLNESGFVDDTLEAIGGRTIHAYHIEGAGGGHAPDIIKAAGLQNIIPASTNPTNPYTINTMEEHQDMIMVCHHLNPAVPEDVAFADSRVREQTIAAEDILHDMGAISVLGSDSQGMGRIGETISRVWQLASKMKLQRGPLPEDKGNNDNQRVLRYLAKYTINPAIALGIRDYVGSIESGKLADIVLWRSTHFGVKPETIIKGGFIAWSTMGEPNGSLMTCQPIQYRPQYGAFGSNPSKLAYTFVNQAALDKGLADKFPASKERLVPVRNTRNIRKSDMIRNNYSPHIKVDPETYEVEVDGKIATCEPLEEVPLSRLYFVR, encoded by the coding sequence ATGAAAGTAACTAAAAAACAATATGTTGATTTGTATGGTCCAACTGAAGGGGACAAGCTCCGACTTGCGGATACAAACCTCTGGGTAGAAATCGAGAAAGATTACAACAAGTCAAATTATGGCGATGAAGCAGTATTTGGCGGTGGTAAGACACTCCGGGATGGCATGGGACAATCGAGTATTCCAAATAGCGAAGGTGCACTTGATTTTGTAATTACCAACGTCGTTGTTATGGATCCTATTCTAGGAGTTGTTAAAGGTGATATAGGTATTAAAGAAGGAAAAATTGTAGGTGTTGGAAAAGCTGGTAACCCGAATACAATGGACATTACTCCTGGTTTAATTGTTGGTCCTGGGACAGATATTATTTCTGCTGACCCCGGTATGATAGCTACAGCGGGAGGGATTGACACCCACGTACATTTTGATTCTGCTCAATTGGTTGAGGAAGCATTAAGTAGTGGGTTAACAACAATGTTAGGGGGCGGCACAGGACCAAAAACTGTAGGTATAGAGGCTCCTGGGGCTTTCAACATCCAACGCATGATTAGTGCCTTTGAGTCGTTCCCGATGAACATGGGTATGCTCGGTAAAGGGAATTCAAGTGACGAAGAAGCATTGATCGAACAAATTGAAGCTGGTGCGATTGGACTTAAAATTCATGAAGACTGGGGAGCTACTTTAGAAGTTATTGATACTTGCTTAAAGGTTGCCGATAAAATGGACTTCCAGGTGCAAATCCATACGGATACGTTAAATGAGTCTGGTTTCGTAGATGATACGCTTGAAGCAATCGGAGGTCGCACCATTCACGCTTATCATATAGAAGGTGCAGGTGGCGGACATGCCCCAGATATTATAAAAGCAGCTGGTTTGCAAAATATCATTCCAGCTTCCACCAATCCTACGAATCCGTATACTATCAATACAATGGAAGAACATCAAGATATGATTATGGTATGTCACCATTTAAATCCGGCAGTACCAGAGGATGTCGCTTTTGCAGATTCACGTGTTCGAGAACAAACCATTGCTGCTGAAGATATTCTTCACGATATGGGTGCCATCAGTGTTTTGGGATCTGACTCGCAAGGGATGGGACGAATTGGAGAAACAATATCAAGAGTATGGCAGCTTGCTTCAAAAATGAAACTTCAACGGGGACCATTACCAGAGGATAAAGGGAACAACGATAATCAGCGTGTGCTTCGTTACCTAGCGAAATATACGATTAATCCTGCTATTGCGTTAGGAATTAGGGATTATGTTGGTTCTATAGAGTCCGGGAAGTTGGCGGATATCGTCCTTTGGAGAAGCACACATTTTGGTGTGAAACCAGAAACAATTATTAAAGGTGGTTTTATTGCATGGTCGACGATGGGAGAGCCAAACGGTTCACTAATGACTTGCCAACCGATACAGTATAGACCACAGTATGGAGCGTTTGGCAGCAACCCTAGTAAGCTAGCTTACACTTTTGTTAATCAAGCTGCTTTGGATAAAGGGCTAGCTGATAAATTTCCAGCTTCAAAAGAAAGATTAGTACCAGTTCGAAATACAAGGAATATTCGGAAAAGTGATATGATTCGGAACAACTATAGTCCGCATATTAAAGTGGACCCTGAGACATACGAAGTGGAAGTTGACGGGAAAATAGCAACATGTGAACCTTTGGAAGAAGTTCCATTAAGTAGACTTTATTTTGTTAGATAA
- a CDS encoding iron ABC transporter permease, protein MEEKINKEDSVYIGINKKRVIVTSISVALLCVAALVDLSYGSSRIGIDEVINALLSGPSAQTVNRIVIWDVRLPMTLTCIFVGGCLGLAGLQMQTITGNSLASPYTLGITASANFGAAVAVTTGFSIGGFLWMGTSFLAFVFAALVSMSIFFMGKLKGMSTGTLILTGIVMNFFFSALQQILQYRASAEVAQIIMSWTFGNLARSTWIGVGVNVLVLVVCAIVLLRLSWKLTALSAGEERAQSLGINVERLRFFVFMVSSALIAASVAFIGTVAFVGLVVPHCARLILGGDQRYLLPVTVLFGGILLLLASITSKLLSVGSILPVGIVTSLVGVPFLFILLLKMRR, encoded by the coding sequence ATGGAAGAAAAAATAAACAAAGAAGACAGTGTATATATCGGCATTAATAAAAAACGGGTCATTGTGACTTCTATCTCTGTGGCATTGCTATGTGTTGCGGCCCTTGTCGACTTATCGTACGGTTCCTCAAGAATTGGCATAGACGAGGTAATCAATGCGTTGCTCAGTGGGCCAAGCGCTCAGACAGTCAATAGAATTGTCATTTGGGACGTTCGCCTGCCGATGACCCTTACTTGTATTTTTGTAGGAGGGTGTTTGGGCTTGGCCGGTCTGCAGATGCAGACCATTACTGGCAACTCGCTGGCCAGTCCGTATACGTTGGGAATCACTGCCAGCGCCAACTTCGGAGCTGCCGTGGCCGTCACCACAGGATTCTCAATAGGGGGATTTCTTTGGATGGGCACTTCCTTTCTGGCTTTTGTTTTTGCGGCTCTTGTATCCATGAGTATATTTTTCATGGGCAAATTGAAAGGAATGTCCACAGGTACATTGATCTTGACTGGAATTGTCATGAACTTTTTCTTTTCTGCATTGCAGCAAATTTTGCAGTACAGAGCTTCAGCCGAAGTAGCGCAAATTATTATGAGCTGGACTTTCGGCAATCTAGCCAGATCTACCTGGATCGGCGTGGGGGTAAATGTTCTCGTGTTGGTCGTCTGTGCCATTGTCTTGCTGCGCCTGTCTTGGAAACTGACGGCACTCAGTGCGGGAGAAGAAAGAGCGCAAAGTTTGGGCATCAACGTGGAGAGACTGCGCTTTTTCGTATTTATGGTCAGCTCGGCTTTGATAGCGGCATCGGTGGCCTTTATCGGCACGGTGGCTTTTGTAGGATTGGTGGTTCCTCATTGCGCACGCCTTATTTTAGGAGGAGATCAGCGCTATTTGCTACCCGTCACTGTTCTTTTCGGAGGGATTTTGCTGCTTCTCGCCTCCATTACATCCAAACTGCTGTCCGTGGGTTCTATACTGCCAGTGGGTATCGTCACATCGCTGGTCGGCGTCCCGTTTCTATTCATACTTCTATTAAAGATGAGGAGATAA
- a CDS encoding urea transporter, protein MSTSQKILLNEDVITNKDKWLRENQFSTFILASLRGISQIILIENAITGLIMLLAITVSSYVLGIVALLSAFIGTIIGKLGGADENAVKAGLFGYNSVLTGIALTIFLGGSFHWIIALVGAGIAAILTAALMHFIKGIEIPILTFPFVVLTWLMLLVSYQFNTFKLGPGLIPQNLSDWTLDLGAQIIWLDGFLRGISQIFLLDHLLSAILFFVAIFWAGWKYGVYAVIGNAVALITAYGLGADHSSITLGLYGYNAILTIIAVSIVFNPNNSRFALLSGIIGACLTVLITAGVSTLLLPYGISALTIAFVLSSWIMLGARKILPQL, encoded by the coding sequence GTGTCAACAAGTCAAAAGATACTATTAAATGAGGACGTAATAACAAATAAAGACAAATGGTTGAGAGAAAATCAATTTTCTACCTTTATACTCGCATCATTAAGAGGGATTTCTCAAATTATATTAATTGAAAATGCTATTACAGGACTAATCATGCTACTAGCCATTACAGTTTCCTCTTATGTTTTAGGAATTGTTGCTCTATTATCGGCCTTCATAGGTACTATAATAGGTAAATTAGGCGGTGCAGATGAAAATGCCGTAAAGGCAGGATTGTTTGGATACAATTCTGTGTTAACAGGGATAGCTTTAACTATATTTTTGGGTGGTTCCTTTCATTGGATTATTGCCCTTGTTGGGGCGGGTATCGCTGCGATACTAACCGCAGCACTGATGCATTTTATAAAAGGGATAGAAATCCCAATATTGACATTCCCATTTGTAGTACTTACGTGGCTTATGTTACTTGTTTCTTATCAATTCAACACCTTTAAATTAGGTCCAGGGTTAATACCACAAAATTTATCTGATTGGACGCTAGATTTGGGAGCGCAGATAATTTGGCTAGACGGATTTTTAAGAGGGATTAGCCAAATATTTTTACTAGATCATCTATTGTCAGCGATTCTCTTTTTTGTTGCAATCTTCTGGGCCGGATGGAAATATGGAGTTTATGCCGTAATTGGAAATGCGGTTGCTCTGATAACGGCTTATGGGTTAGGAGCAGATCACTCATCAATTACTCTAGGACTTTATGGCTATAATGCTATATTAACAATTATAGCCGTATCCATTGTATTTAATCCAAATAATAGTCGATTTGCATTGTTATCAGGTATCATTGGAGCTTGTTTGACAGTTCTTATTACTGCAGGTGTAAGTACCCTACTTTTACCATATGGCATTTCAGCCTTAACAATAGCTTTCGTTCTTAGTTCTTGGATTATGTTAGGTGCAAGAAAGATTTTACCCCAGTTATGA
- the ureG gene encoding urease accessory protein UreG, which yields MKQVRIGIGGPVGCGKTHLIERLVRMMNKEYEIAVITNDIYTQEDAKFLVNKDVLPSERIIGVETGGCPHTAIREDASMNLEAIDELNNRLPNLDIIFIESGGDNLSATFSPELVDGFIFVIDVAEGQDIPRKGGPGLTRSDFLVINKMDLAPYVGVDLEQVESDIKLARDKRPFTLANQKTGEGVDKVIKWIKSDILLENLAHSKSL from the coding sequence ATGAAACAGGTTCGTATTGGTATAGGCGGCCCCGTTGGGTGCGGTAAAACACATTTAATTGAGCGATTGGTTCGTATGATGAATAAAGAGTATGAGATAGCTGTTATTACTAATGACATCTATACACAAGAAGATGCGAAATTCTTAGTTAACAAGGATGTCCTTCCTTCTGAGAGAATTATAGGTGTAGAGACAGGTGGATGCCCTCATACTGCTATTAGAGAGGATGCCTCCATGAACCTTGAAGCTATAGATGAGCTTAATAACCGTTTACCAAATCTAGATATAATTTTTATTGAAAGTGGTGGCGATAATCTGTCGGCAACGTTCAGTCCTGAATTAGTAGATGGATTTATTTTTGTTATCGATGTAGCAGAGGGACAAGATATTCCACGAAAAGGAGGTCCAGGTCTTACTCGATCTGATTTCCTTGTTATTAACAAAATGGACTTAGCACCATATGTAGGTGTTGATTTAGAACAAGTTGAATCAGATATCAAGCTAGCAAGGGATAAACGACCATTCACATTGGCAAACCAAAAAACAGGTGAAGGTGTTGATAAAGTTATCAAATGGATTAAGTCAGATATTTTACTGGAAAATTTAGCTCACAGTAAGAGTTTATAA
- a CDS encoding ABC transporter ATP-binding protein, producing the protein MMRLSVRNLKVKYSNRIIIDRVSADFVGGEMVSIIGKNGVGKTTFIRAIAKLIRCSGQVRLYDEERTYSERDMVYVPQMGTSSSQLTVFEMVLLGLVKDLRWKVREKHINKVNEILSQLKLSHLSMKKFYELSGGQKQLIYMAQSFVSRPKVLLLDEPTSALDLRHQLVVMDHVRKYTQRAGAITIFVVHDLMLAARYSDRMLLIDDAKIMIQGEPGEVLLTDLLESAYDVQVNVEKNTLGQFSIIPQSPIYSSTHT; encoded by the coding sequence ATGATGAGACTAAGTGTTAGAAACCTAAAAGTCAAATATTCGAACCGCATAATCATAGATCGTGTTTCAGCCGATTTTGTCGGGGGTGAAATGGTATCCATTATCGGTAAAAACGGTGTGGGAAAGACCACGTTTATAAGGGCGATTGCCAAGCTGATTAGATGTAGCGGCCAGGTGCGTCTGTATGACGAGGAACGTACGTATTCGGAACGTGATATGGTTTATGTTCCGCAAATGGGCACTTCCTCGTCGCAACTCACTGTTTTTGAAATGGTGCTGTTAGGTCTTGTCAAAGACCTCCGCTGGAAGGTTCGTGAGAAACATATTAACAAAGTGAATGAAATTCTATCACAGCTGAAATTGTCGCATTTAAGTATGAAAAAGTTTTATGAACTGAGCGGCGGACAAAAACAGTTGATTTACATGGCGCAGTCTTTCGTTTCCAGGCCGAAGGTGCTGTTGCTAGACGAACCGACAAGCGCGCTTGATTTGCGACATCAGCTAGTCGTTATGGATCATGTGCGGAAGTATACACAGAGGGCAGGAGCAATTACCATCTTTGTTGTCCATGATCTTATGCTGGCCGCTCGATACAGCGACCGCATGCTCTTAATTGACGATGCAAAAATCATGATACAAGGAGAACCTGGGGAGGTTTTGCTGACCGATCTGCTGGAAAGTGCCTACGACGTCCAAGTCAACGTGGAAAAAAATACGCTGGGACAGTTCAGTATCATCCCCCAATCGCCCATATACAGTAGCACTCATACTTGA
- a CDS encoding ABC transporter substrate-binding protein has product MRRKSILIVLAGLLIVILVACSGQSGEQIPEESVVSSNIDNNDDASSDGNHADVIKFTDLAGRESALDATPEKIIVAEYISNYLMVGGSESLDKVVGMTLDGWEGTRYGEYTVYTDAFPQMLDGEDGITSIGGYHDNLLNMELIISLQPDVIIMSPSQYTENNNSISTLENAGIVVAVLDYHSMQVENHVQSNEILGMLLGREEVAQKQIDTYVRAIDDINARIADLPDSQKQTRVYVELGNKGTMEYGNSYNNIMLWGAAINNLQADNLASNLDAIGPLDKEFILSSNPEIIFIGGSVWSGDTKGDQMRMGFTVDEDLAQERLIAYAQRPEWEPLDAVINGEVYGVDHGSLRNIADYTFTQYLAKVIYPDVFTDLDPVQELNDFYERYLPELKYTATFMVELP; this is encoded by the coding sequence ATGAGGAGAAAATCAATCTTAATTGTTTTAGCAGGTCTGTTGATTGTCATTTTGGTCGCCTGTTCAGGTCAGAGTGGAGAGCAAATTCCGGAAGAGAGTGTAGTGTCTTCCAACATAGATAATAATGACGATGCGTCTTCTGATGGGAATCATGCCGATGTGATTAAGTTTACAGATCTTGCCGGTCGTGAAAGTGCATTGGATGCAACTCCGGAAAAGATTATCGTTGCAGAATATATCTCTAATTATCTTATGGTGGGCGGTTCTGAAAGTCTTGATAAGGTCGTCGGCATGACTCTTGACGGGTGGGAAGGTACCCGCTACGGAGAATATACCGTGTACACCGACGCGTTTCCTCAGATGCTGGATGGAGAAGACGGTATCACGAGTATCGGTGGATATCATGATAATCTCTTGAATATGGAGTTGATCATATCTCTGCAACCCGACGTAATAATCATGAGTCCTTCGCAATACACGGAGAACAATAACTCCATTTCCACTTTGGAAAACGCGGGTATTGTTGTCGCTGTTCTGGATTACCATTCGATGCAGGTGGAGAACCATGTACAGAGCAATGAAATTTTAGGCATGCTCTTGGGAAGAGAGGAAGTTGCCCAAAAGCAGATCGACACATATGTCCGAGCCATTGATGATATCAACGCTAGAATCGCTGACTTGCCGGATAGTCAAAAACAGACAAGAGTGTATGTGGAGTTGGGGAACAAGGGTACGATGGAATATGGCAACAGCTACAACAATATTATGCTTTGGGGAGCGGCTATCAATAATTTGCAGGCCGATAATCTAGCCTCCAACCTGGATGCCATAGGCCCGCTGGATAAAGAATTTATTCTGTCTTCCAATCCTGAGATCATCTTTATCGGTGGATCGGTCTGGTCCGGTGACACAAAGGGCGACCAGATGAGAATGGGCTTTACGGTCGATGAAGATCTGGCTCAGGAGCGACTCATAGCTTATGCCCAGAGACCTGAATGGGAGCCACTCGATGCAGTTATCAACGGTGAAGTATATGGAGTTGACCATGGCAGCCTTAGAAACATAGCGGATTACACATTCACACAATATCTGGCCAAAGTTATTTATCCCGACGTATTCACAGATTTGGATCCTGTACAGGAACTGAACGATTTTTATGAGAGATACCTGCCTGAATTAAAGTATACGGCTACATTTATGGTAGAGTTGCCATAG
- a CDS encoding urease subunit beta, translated as MFESEGEIGEINYIEESIELRPGLERETVKVRHSGDRPVQVGCHFHFFEANKWLKFDRKKAFGKHLDILSGTSIRFEPGEEKTVQLVDFGGKRNIIGFNGLTMGSIDDSAVRESAFVKAREKGYMNTTDGRGY; from the coding sequence ATGTTTGAAAGTGAAGGGGAAATTGGAGAAATCAATTACATTGAGGAGTCGATTGAACTTCGACCAGGTTTAGAAAGAGAAACAGTCAAGGTCCGGCACAGTGGAGATAGACCTGTTCAAGTAGGATGTCATTTTCATTTCTTTGAAGCAAACAAATGGCTAAAATTTGACCGTAAAAAAGCATTTGGCAAGCATTTAGATATATTATCTGGAACTTCGATACGGTTTGAACCAGGTGAGGAAAAAACGGTTCAGCTAGTTGATTTTGGAGGAAAGCGAAATATCATCGGCTTTAATGGTTTGACAATGGGCTCTATTGACGATTCGGCAGTTCGTGAAAGTGCATTCGTAAAAGCTCGGGAAAAAGGATATATGAATACGACCGATGGGCGGGGATACTGA
- a CDS encoding urease accessory protein UreE, with protein sequence MFCNEILGNSFEDGLSLDNEELNGFETIELEWDECAKQILRKETNLGREIGISLSHQPSLRHGDILIRDNENTVAVYVKPCKVLVISPQSTKELGLVCYELGNRHLPLEVTNDGKVILLPDDPTELLLDKLHVKYEKQTRRFQPIPKGGRHHHHQHQH encoded by the coding sequence ATGTTTTGCAACGAAATATTAGGTAACTCGTTTGAAGATGGGCTTTCCTTGGACAATGAAGAATTGAATGGGTTTGAGACTATTGAGTTGGAATGGGATGAATGTGCTAAACAAATTTTGCGAAAAGAAACGAATCTTGGAAGAGAAATTGGCATATCTCTTTCGCATCAGCCATCGCTCCGTCATGGAGACATTTTAATTAGGGATAATGAAAACACTGTTGCTGTTTATGTTAAGCCTTGTAAGGTTTTGGTTATTTCACCGCAATCGACCAAGGAGTTGGGACTGGTCTGTTATGAGTTAGGTAATAGACATTTACCCCTAGAAGTGACAAATGATGGAAAAGTGATTCTACTGCCAGATGATCCGACGGAATTGTTACTGGACAAATTACATGTGAAGTATGAAAAACAAACTAGGCGTTTTCAACCAATTCCGAAAGGTGGAAGACACCATCATCACCAACACCAGCATTAA